CCGCTCGCCGGGGCGTCTTTTTGAACGCTTCGCCATACCCCACGCGCCCCCGCGCCTTTGCCCGGATCGGCGCGCCGGTGCTATCATGGGGGTTTGCTGGAGATTGTTCCATGACCCCCGCTGATCTGTACCGGTCGGCGCTGGAGGACGCGATGGCGTACCTGCGGCGCGCGGCGTCCGGTCCCCGGAAAACCATAACCCTGTCGCCCGAGGTGAGCGCCCTGCTGGAGGCCATCGCGCCGGTGGCGGGGGCCGCCATGCCCGAGGCGGACATGGGGGATTCCGCCGTTTCGGCCCCGGCGTCCGGGGATGCGAAGGCGGCGCTGGAGGCGCTGGCGGAGACGGTCCGGGGTTGCGAGAAGTGCGGCCTCTGCAAGACCCGCATCCAGACGGTGTTTGGCGTGGGCAACATCAACGCGGAGCTGGTGTTCGTGGGCGAGGCGCCCGGGGCGGACGAGGATCGCCAGGGCGAGCCCTTTGTCGGCCAGGCCGGCCAGTTGCTGACCGATATCATCGTCAAGGGCATGAAGATGCGGCGCGAGGACGTCTACATCTGCAATGTGCTCAAGTGCCGCCCGCCGGGAAACCGCACGCCGAATCCGGAGGAAATGGCCCTCTGCGAGCCCTACCTCATCGAGCAGTTGAACCAGATCCGGCCGCGGGTGATCTGCGCGCTCGGCGCCACCGCCGCCCACTGCCTGCTGCGCACCGAGGAGAATGTCGGGCGTCTGCGCGGGCGCTGGCACACGTATCAGGGCATCCCGCTGCGCGTCACGTACCACCCGGCTTACCTGCTGCGGCGGCCGGAAGAAAAGCGCAAGGCCTGGGACGATATCCAGGAAGTCATGAAACTGCTCGCGGGCGACGCCCCGCCGCCGGTGTAGGGCGCCATGCCGGATTCGTCCCCGCACCAGAACGGCAGCGCCCGCTTCGGGCTTTCGCCGGTCAAGTGGCGGCACTCGATGTATTTCCGGGTGATCCTCCTGTGCTGCGTCCTGCTGCTGTGTCTCTTCGCGTCGATTTTCATTATCGTCCGCTACACCATCCGCGAGGCCGTTCGCGA
This is a stretch of genomic DNA from Candidatus Hydrogenedentota bacterium. It encodes these proteins:
- a CDS encoding uracil-DNA glycosylase; the protein is MAYLRRAASGPRKTITLSPEVSALLEAIAPVAGAAMPEADMGDSAVSAPASGDAKAALEALAETVRGCEKCGLCKTRIQTVFGVGNINAELVFVGEAPGADEDRQGEPFVGQAGQLLTDIIVKGMKMRREDVYICNVLKCRPPGNRTPNPEEMALCEPYLIEQLNQIRPRVICALGATAAHCLLRTEENVGRLRGRWHTYQGIPLRVTYHPAYLLRRPEEKRKAWDDIQEVMKLLAGDAPPPV